One stretch of Sulfuricystis multivorans DNA includes these proteins:
- the recG gene encoding ATP-dependent DNA helicase RecG, which produces MPCSRLAEKIPGATPLVADKLKTFGINRQADLVLHLPLRFEDETRITPIAAAVPGETAQFEVEVVSTQIEYRPRRQLVCRVADGSGTLVLRFLNFYPSQQKALQPGARLRVFGEVRGGFWGSEVIHPRFRALRGEEPLPTALTPVYPTTAGLPQATLRRLIGCALDEVDLSETLPDALLARLSLPGFAASVRALHAPPAGLDAQALERWQQPFWRRIAFDELLAQQISLRQAYAARRKKGAPVLVGDGRLTEALIARLPFRLTAAQQRVWCEIAADLAQPYPMQRLLQGDVGSGKTVVAALAMLRAVEAGHQAALMAPTEILAEQHWRKLSGWLAPLGIEVAWLSGSQKKKDKQAIIAKVSASETALIVGTHALIEDNIAFARLGLAIVDEQHRFGVRQRLALMQKGGGVHQLAMSATPIPRTLAMSYYADLDVSVIDELPPGRTPVLTKLVSATRRGEIIERVRALCRAGRQVYWVCPLIEESEALQLQTAQETFEHLSNELPELSIGLVHGRLKPDEKAAVMEGFVRNEIQLLVATTVIEVGVDVPNASLMVIEHAERFGLAQLHQLRGRVGRGAAESACILLFGQPLSETARQRLRIIFENHDGFEIARQDLLLRGPGEFIGSRQSGLPLLRFADLEDTALVEAARAAADQMLVRWPDHAERHLTRWLAGRAELLKA; this is translated from the coding sequence ATGCCGTGCTCGCGCTTGGCTGAAAAAATTCCCGGGGCGACCCCGCTCGTCGCCGACAAGCTGAAAACGTTTGGCATCAACCGCCAGGCCGATCTCGTCTTGCACCTGCCGCTTCGGTTCGAGGACGAGACGCGCATCACCCCGATCGCCGCCGCCGTGCCGGGCGAGACGGCCCAGTTCGAAGTCGAGGTCGTCTCCACGCAGATCGAATACCGGCCGCGGCGCCAGCTCGTCTGCCGTGTCGCCGACGGTTCGGGCACGCTGGTGCTGCGTTTCCTGAATTTCTATCCGAGCCAGCAAAAGGCGCTGCAGCCAGGTGCGCGGCTGCGCGTGTTCGGCGAGGTGCGCGGCGGTTTCTGGGGCAGCGAGGTCATCCACCCCCGTTTCCGGGCGTTGCGCGGCGAGGAGCCGTTGCCGACGGCCTTGACGCCCGTCTATCCTACCACCGCCGGGCTTCCCCAGGCCACGCTGCGCCGTCTTATCGGCTGCGCCCTCGATGAGGTCGATTTGTCCGAAACCCTGCCCGATGCGTTGCTGGCGCGGCTTTCTCTGCCTGGTTTTGCCGCCAGCGTGCGCGCACTGCATGCGCCACCGGCGGGGCTCGATGCGCAGGCGCTGGAACGCTGGCAGCAGCCTTTCTGGCGTCGCATCGCCTTCGATGAGCTCCTTGCCCAGCAGATTTCGTTGCGCCAGGCCTATGCTGCGAGGCGGAAGAAGGGAGCGCCGGTGCTCGTCGGCGATGGCCGCCTGACCGAGGCCTTGATCGCGAGATTGCCGTTTCGGCTCACCGCGGCGCAACAGCGCGTCTGGTGTGAGATTGCCGCCGACCTCGCCCAGCCGTATCCGATGCAACGCCTGCTCCAGGGCGACGTCGGCAGCGGCAAGACCGTGGTGGCTGCGTTGGCCATGCTGCGGGCAGTGGAGGCGGGCCATCAAGCCGCGCTGATGGCGCCGACCGAGATCCTCGCCGAGCAGCACTGGCGCAAGCTTTCCGGCTGGCTGGCCCCGCTGGGCATCGAAGTCGCCTGGCTCTCCGGCAGCCAGAAGAAAAAGGACAAACAGGCGATCATCGCCAAAGTCTCTGCTTCCGAGACGGCACTGATCGTGGGCACACATGCGCTGATCGAAGATAACATCGCCTTCGCCCGACTCGGGCTGGCGATCGTCGATGAGCAGCATCGCTTCGGCGTGCGCCAGCGCCTGGCGCTCATGCAGAAAGGGGGTGGGGTGCATCAGCTGGCGATGTCGGCCACGCCGATCCCGCGCACGCTGGCGATGAGCTACTACGCCGATCTCGACGTTTCGGTGATCGATGAACTGCCGCCGGGGCGCACACCAGTGCTCACCAAGTTGGTCAGCGCCACGCGGCGAGGCGAAATCATCGAGCGTGTGCGCGCTCTGTGTCGCGCCGGCCGGCAAGTCTATTGGGTCTGCCCGTTGATCGAGGAATCCGAGGCGCTGCAGCTGCAGACCGCGCAGGAAACCTTCGAACATCTCTCCAATGAGCTGCCCGAGCTGTCGATCGGCCTCGTGCATGGGCGTCTCAAGCCGGACGAGAAAGCCGCGGTGATGGAGGGTTTCGTCAGGAACGAGATTCAGCTGCTCGTCGCCACGACGGTGATCGAAGTCGGCGTCGATGTGCCGAATGCGAGCCTGATGGTGATCGAACACGCCGAGCGCTTCGGTCTGGCGCAATTGCACCAGTTGCGCGGCCGCGTCGGCCGCGGCGCCGCGGAATCCGCTTGCATCCTGCTCTTCGGGCAGCCGCTGTCGGAGACGGCGCGGCAGCGGCTCAGGATCATCTTCGAGAACCACGACGGCTTCGAGATCGCCCGGCAGGATCTGCTTTTGCGCGGGCCGGGCGAATTCATCGGCAGCCGGCAAAGCGGGCTGCCGCTGCTGCGCTTCGCCGACCTCGAAGACACGGCACTGGTCGAGGCCGCGCGCGCGGCCGCCGATCAGATGCTGGTGCGCTGGCCCGACCATGCCGAACGCCATTTGACGCGCTGGCTGGCCGGGCGCGCCGAATTGCTCAAAGCGTAG
- a CDS encoding RidA family protein → MDRQIISTPNAPAAIGTYSQAVKVGDTVYLSGQIGLDPATMQLVEGIDAQIVRVFENLKAVAAAAGTTLDAAVKVNIYLTDLAHFAKVNETMAKYFRQPYPARAAVGVKELPRGALIEADAVLALG, encoded by the coding sequence ATGGACCGTCAGATCATCAGTACCCCGAATGCCCCCGCCGCCATCGGCACCTATTCCCAGGCCGTGAAGGTCGGCGACACCGTCTATCTTTCCGGCCAGATCGGCCTCGACCCGGCGACGATGCAGCTGGTCGAGGGGATCGACGCGCAGATCGTGCGCGTCTTCGAGAATCTCAAGGCGGTGGCTGCCGCCGCGGGGACGACGCTCGATGCCGCGGTGAAGGTCAATATCTATCTCACCGATCTGGCCCACTTCGCCAAGGTGAACGAGACGATGGCGAAGTATTTCCGGCAGCCCTATCCGGCACGCGCCGCCGTCGGCGTCAAGGAATTGCCGCGCGGGGCGCTCATCGAAGCGGATGCCGTGCTCGCGCTTGGCTGA
- a CDS encoding DUF2802 domain-containing protein yields the protein MEIDLIDWREVLLLFVGLALGYLLSQLFRRWQAARADKAGATKATENEEDAASVATFGQQLAEHLARYDLELEVSRLREDVSKLREEIAELRAARNVSPQYAEALGLARRGLSAQQIADRMGISLAEAELVHALSRGEELFKEPGFDELDRPPR from the coding sequence ATGGAAATCGATTTGATCGATTGGCGTGAGGTGCTGCTTCTGTTCGTGGGGCTGGCGCTCGGTTACCTGCTTTCGCAGTTGTTCCGCCGCTGGCAGGCGGCAAGGGCCGATAAGGCCGGGGCCACGAAAGCCACCGAGAATGAAGAGGATGCCGCGTCGGTCGCCACTTTCGGTCAGCAGCTCGCCGAGCATCTCGCACGCTACGATCTGGAGCTCGAAGTGAGTAGGTTGCGCGAAGATGTATCGAAATTGCGCGAAGAAATAGCCGAATTGCGGGCTGCCCGCAATGTCTCGCCGCAGTATGCCGAAGCGCTTGGCTTGGCCCGGCGCGGTTTGAGCGCGCAGCAGATCGCCGACCGGATGGGTATTTCGCTCGCCGAGGCCGAGCTGGTGCATGCCTTGAGCCGCGGCGAAGAGCTTTTCAAAGAACCCGGTTTCGACGAGCTGGACAGACCGCCGCGATGA
- a CDS encoding acyl-CoA thioesterase, whose translation MNGQPDNVVLPDDEPVLRVMPLPRDVNAAGDVFGGWVMAQVDIAGAIPAMRRARGRIATVAVNSFLFKQPISVGDVVSFYAKIVKTGRTSITVDVQVFAERNPAQPVVVKVTEATLTYVCLNADGSKREVPPAA comes from the coding sequence ATGAATGGTCAGCCTGACAATGTGGTCTTGCCCGATGACGAGCCGGTGTTGCGCGTGATGCCGTTGCCGCGCGATGTCAATGCGGCCGGCGATGTGTTCGGCGGCTGGGTGATGGCGCAGGTCGATATCGCCGGCGCGATTCCGGCGATGCGCCGCGCGCGCGGCCGCATCGCGACCGTGGCGGTCAATTCCTTCCTGTTCAAGCAGCCGATTTCCGTCGGCGACGTGGTGAGCTTCTACGCGAAGATCGTCAAGACCGGACGGACGTCGATCACCGTCGATGTGCAGGTATTCGCCGAACGCAATCCCGCCCAGCCAGTGGTCGTCAAGGTGACCGAGGCCACCCTGACCTATGTGTGTCTCAATGCCGATGGCAGCAAGCGGGAAGTGCCACCGGCGGCATGA
- a CDS encoding ABCB family ABC transporter ATP-binding protein/permease, translated as MRRDIALPAPPPAERHDWQTIKTLFPYLWHWRGRVLLALACLVGAKLANVAVPIVFKQIVDGFTPATPAQAFLIAPLALIAAYGVLRFGVSLFTELRELLFTRVTQRAVRTIALQVFEHLHALSLRFHLERQTGGLTRDIERGTRAIGTLISYTIFSVLPTIVEVALVLGILAARYEPSFALIAAATLVVYVAYTIVLSNWRVHLRREVNELDSAANTRAIDSLLNYETVKYFNNEAWEKARYDQQMQKWEAAQIKSQISLSYLNLGQSLIIAAGVTLMMWRAALGVMDGSMTVGDIVLVNAFLIQLYIPLNFLGVLYREIRQSLTDIERLFALLKENREIQDAPDARVLEPGPCAVRFENVGFAYEPRRQILHDVSFEISAGRTLAVVGHSGSGKSTLARLMFRFYDVGSGAIRINGHDIRQLTQASLRAAIGIVPQDTVLFNDTIEYNIRYGRPTASFEEVRAAARAAHLAEFIERLPDGYDTRVGERGLKLSGGEKQRVAIARALLKNPPILIFDEATSALDSKTEKAIQAELEQAAIGRTTLIIAHRLSTVMNADEIVVLDAGRIVERGTHRDLLERGGAYAQMWALQQQEERNAVAASV; from the coding sequence ATGCGCCGTGACATCGCCCTGCCGGCCCCGCCCCCGGCGGAACGCCACGACTGGCAAACCATCAAGACCCTGTTCCCTTACCTCTGGCATTGGCGCGGCCGCGTCCTGCTCGCGCTCGCCTGCCTGGTCGGCGCCAAACTCGCCAACGTCGCGGTGCCGATCGTCTTCAAACAGATCGTCGACGGCTTCACGCCGGCCACGCCGGCGCAGGCCTTCCTGATCGCGCCGCTGGCGCTGATCGCCGCCTATGGCGTGCTGCGCTTCGGCGTGTCATTGTTCACCGAGCTGCGCGAGCTGCTATTCACCCGCGTCACCCAGCGCGCGGTACGCACCATCGCGCTGCAGGTGTTCGAACATCTGCACGCGCTGTCGTTGCGCTTCCACCTCGAACGCCAGACCGGCGGGCTCACGCGCGACATCGAACGCGGCACGCGCGCGATCGGCACGCTGATCAGTTACACGATCTTCTCGGTGCTGCCGACGATCGTCGAAGTCGCGCTGGTGCTCGGCATCCTCGCGGCGCGTTACGAACCGAGTTTCGCGCTGATCGCCGCCGCCACGCTCGTCGTCTATGTCGCCTACACCATCGTGCTGTCGAACTGGCGCGTGCATCTGCGGCGCGAAGTCAACGAGCTCGATTCCGCCGCCAACACGCGCGCGATCGACAGCCTACTCAATTACGAGACGGTCAAGTATTTCAACAACGAAGCCTGGGAAAAGGCGCGCTACGACCAGCAGATGCAGAAGTGGGAAGCCGCGCAGATCAAGAGCCAGATTTCGCTTTCGTATCTGAACCTCGGCCAGTCATTGATCATCGCCGCCGGCGTGACATTGATGATGTGGCGCGCCGCCCTCGGCGTGATGGACGGCAGCATGACGGTCGGCGACATCGTGCTGGTCAATGCCTTCCTGATCCAGCTCTACATCCCGCTCAACTTCCTCGGCGTGCTGTATCGCGAGATCCGCCAGTCGCTCACCGACATCGAGCGCCTGTTCGCGCTGCTCAAGGAAAACCGCGAGATCCAGGATGCCCCGGACGCGCGCGTGCTCGAACCCGGCCCGTGCGCGGTGCGCTTCGAGAACGTCGGCTTCGCCTACGAGCCGCGCCGGCAGATCCTCCACGATGTCAGCTTCGAAATCTCCGCCGGCCGCACGCTAGCCGTCGTCGGCCACAGCGGCTCGGGCAAGAGCACGCTCGCGCGGCTCATGTTCCGCTTCTACGACGTCGGCAGCGGCGCGATCCGCATCAACGGTCACGACATCCGCCAACTGACCCAGGCGTCCTTGCGTGCTGCGATCGGCATCGTGCCGCAGGACACGGTGCTGTTCAACGACACGATCGAATACAACATCCGCTACGGTCGGCCGACGGCGAGCTTCGAGGAAGTACGGGCAGCGGCGCGCGCCGCGCATCTGGCGGAATTCATCGAGCGGCTGCCGGATGGTTACGACACCCGCGTCGGCGAGCGCGGTCTCAAGCTCTCCGGCGGCGAAAAGCAGCGTGTCGCGATCGCCCGTGCCCTGCTGAAGAATCCACCGATCCTGATCTTCGACGAGGCCACCTCGGCGCTCGATTCCAAGACCGAGAAAGCCATCCAGGCCGAACTCGAACAGGCGGCCATCGGGCGCACCACGCTGATCATCGCCCACCGGCTGTCGACGGTGATGAACGCCGACGAGATCGTCGTGCTCGACGCTGGCCGCATCGTCGAGCGCGGCACCCACCGCGACTTGCTCGAACGCGGTGGCGCCTATGCCCAGATGTGGGCGCTGCAGCAGCAGGAAGAACGCAACGCCGTTGCGGCAAGCGTATAG
- a CDS encoding amino acid ABC transporter substrate-binding protein, whose product MKTTLTLGLTLAAALALAQPAAANTLDKIKASGSVTMGVRESSGGLSFTVGDGKFAGFHVELCERALHDIQKQLGLAKLEIKYQPVTSQNRIPLMQNGTIDIECGSTTNNLARQKDVAFAVTTYVEEVRVAVKANSGINSLADLNGKTVATTTGTTSVQHLRKHERAHGVDFKEVYGKDHADSFLLLDSGRADAFVMDGQILAGNIAKSKNPADFKFLNEVLSVEPIAIMMRKDDPAFKKAVDDSLKALMKSGEIAKIYDKYFMQPIPPANKPIGLPASEATKAAWANPNDKPMEEYAKK is encoded by the coding sequence ATGAAAACGACCTTGACCCTCGGTCTGACCCTCGCCGCCGCACTCGCCCTCGCCCAGCCTGCCGCGGCCAACACGCTCGACAAGATCAAAGCTAGCGGCAGCGTCACGATGGGCGTTCGCGAATCTTCCGGCGGACTGTCCTTCACCGTCGGCGACGGTAAGTTCGCCGGCTTCCACGTCGAGCTGTGCGAACGCGCACTGCACGACATCCAGAAACAGCTCGGCCTGGCGAAGCTGGAAATCAAATATCAGCCGGTCACCTCGCAAAACCGCATTCCGCTGATGCAAAACGGCACGATCGACATCGAGTGCGGTTCGACCACCAACAACCTGGCGCGCCAGAAGGACGTCGCCTTCGCCGTCACCACCTATGTCGAAGAGGTGCGTGTCGCCGTCAAGGCCAATTCAGGCATCAATTCGCTGGCCGATTTGAACGGTAAGACGGTCGCCACGACGACCGGCACGACCTCGGTGCAGCATCTGAGGAAGCACGAGCGCGCCCACGGCGTCGATTTCAAGGAGGTGTATGGCAAGGATCACGCCGACAGCTTCCTGCTGCTCGATTCCGGTCGCGCCGATGCCTTCGTGATGGATGGCCAGATCCTCGCCGGCAACATCGCCAAGTCGAAGAACCCGGCCGATTTCAAGTTCCTCAACGAAGTGCTGTCCGTCGAACCGATCGCGATCATGATGCGCAAGGACGATCCGGCGTTCAAAAAGGCGGTTGATGACAGCCTGAAAGCACTGATGAAGTCGGGCGAGATCGCCAAGATCTACGACAAATACTTCATGCAGCCGATCCCGCCGGCCAACAAGCCGATCGGTCTGCCCGCCTCGGAAGCGACCAAGGCCGCCTGGGCCAACCCCAACGACAAGCCGATGGAAGAGTACGCCAAGAAGTAA
- a CDS encoding amino acid ABC transporter permease, with product MPRCFGSGGEITYLDWMLSAWGWTLSVSLLALLVALLFGALMGILRTTPHRGLVLLGTAWTELFRNIPLLVQIFLWYHVLPALLPPLRAVPSFLLVVMGLGLFTSARISEQVRAGIQSLSRGQRMAGLALGFTLPQTYRYVLLPVAFRIIIPPLTSESMNIIKNSSVAFAVSISELTMFALQAQEETSRGVEIYLAVTALYFLSAFAINRILHAIEVRVQIPGMIGGSR from the coding sequence ATGCCGCGTTGCTTCGGCAGCGGTGGCGAAATTACCTATCTCGACTGGATGCTGTCCGCCTGGGGATGGACATTGTCCGTCTCGTTGCTCGCCCTGCTGGTGGCGCTACTGTTCGGAGCGCTGATGGGCATCCTGCGCACCACGCCACACCGCGGCTTGGTGCTCCTCGGCACTGCGTGGACGGAATTGTTCCGCAACATTCCTCTCTTGGTGCAGATCTTTCTCTGGTATCACGTGCTGCCCGCCCTGTTGCCGCCCTTGCGCGCGGTGCCCAGTTTCCTGCTGGTCGTGATGGGACTGGGCCTATTCACCTCGGCACGCATTTCCGAACAGGTACGTGCCGGCATCCAGTCGCTCTCGCGTGGCCAGCGCATGGCGGGCCTGGCGCTAGGATTCACGCTGCCGCAGACCTACCGCTACGTGCTGCTGCCGGTCGCCTTCAGAATCATCATTCCGCCGCTGACCAGCGAGTCGATGAACATCATCAAGAATTCTTCGGTAGCGTTCGCGGTCAGCATCTCGGAGCTGACGATGTTCGCGCTGCAAGCGCAGGAAGAAACGTCGCGCGGCGTCGAAATCTACCTGGCGGTCACCGCGTTGTACTTCCTCTCCGCATTTGCGATCAACCGCATCCTCCATGCGATCGAAGTCCGCGTGCAGATTCCCGGCATGATCGGGGGTAGCCGCTGA
- a CDS encoding amino acid ABC transporter permease, translated as MLNLDFGFLTPDVLSVYVVKGFLFSVQLTFIAMLGGIALGTLLALMRLSGRAWLVMPAAAYVNIMRSVPLVMVILWFFLLIPLITGRPLGAEMSALITFTLFEAAYYSEIMRAGIQSIPRGQIFAGYALGMTYAQTMRLVVLPQAYRNMLPVLLTQTIILFQDTSLVYAIGAYDLLKGFELVGKNFNRPVETYLVAAALYFVISFSLSTLVKRLQTHISIIR; from the coding sequence ATGCTCAACCTTGATTTCGGCTTTTTGACGCCGGATGTCCTCTCCGTCTATGTCGTCAAGGGCTTCCTGTTCTCGGTGCAGCTGACTTTCATCGCAATGCTGGGTGGCATCGCGCTAGGCACCTTGCTCGCGTTGATGCGCCTATCCGGCCGCGCCTGGCTGGTGATGCCCGCCGCTGCCTACGTCAATATCATGCGCAGCGTCCCGCTGGTAATGGTGATCTTGTGGTTTTTCCTGCTCATCCCGCTGATCACCGGCCGGCCGCTGGGTGCGGAGATGTCCGCGTTGATCACGTTCACGCTGTTCGAGGCCGCCTACTATTCCGAAATCATGCGTGCCGGCATTCAAAGCATCCCTCGCGGCCAAATCTTCGCCGGTTACGCGCTGGGCATGACCTATGCGCAGACGATGCGTCTCGTCGTGCTGCCCCAGGCATACCGCAACATGTTGCCGGTGCTCCTCACCCAGACCATCATCCTGTTCCAAGACACTTCGCTGGTTTATGCAATCGGCGCCTACGACTTGTTGAAAGGCTTCGAACTGGTCGGCAAGAACTTCAACCGTCCGGTCGAAACCTACCTGGTGGCGGCGGCGCTCTATTTCGTCATCAGCTTCTCCCTGTCGACCCTGGTCAAGCGGCTGCAGACCCACATCTCCATCATCCGGTAA
- a CDS encoding amino acid ABC transporter ATP-binding protein: MIEIRNVSKWYGQFQVLTDCSTKIKKGEVVVVCGPSGSGKSTLIKCVNGLESFQQGEVIVNGISVGDPKTNLSKLRAHVGMVFQHFELFPHLTITENLEIGQVKVLGRSRDEARERGLKLLDRVGLRSQAAKYPGQLSGGQQQRVAIARALAMDPICMLFDEPTSALDPEMINEVLDVMVELATEGMTMMVVTHEMGFARKVAHRVVFMDQGRIIEDTRKEAFFGTPRSERAQLFLSKILGH, from the coding sequence ATGATCGAAATCCGTAACGTCAGCAAGTGGTACGGCCAGTTCCAGGTGCTCACCGACTGCAGCACAAAGATCAAAAAGGGCGAGGTGGTCGTCGTCTGCGGCCCATCCGGCTCGGGCAAATCGACGCTGATCAAGTGCGTCAATGGCCTCGAATCGTTCCAGCAAGGCGAGGTGATCGTCAATGGCATCTCCGTCGGCGACCCGAAGACCAATCTTTCCAAGCTGCGCGCCCATGTCGGCATGGTGTTCCAGCACTTCGAACTGTTCCCGCACCTGACCATCACCGAGAATCTGGAAATCGGTCAGGTCAAGGTGCTCGGCCGCAGCCGCGATGAGGCCCGCGAGCGCGGTCTCAAGCTGCTCGACCGGGTCGGCCTGCGCTCGCAGGCAGCGAAATATCCCGGCCAGCTTTCCGGCGGGCAGCAGCAGCGCGTCGCGATCGCCCGTGCGCTGGCCATGGACCCGATCTGCATGCTGTTCGATGAGCCCACCTCGGCGCTCGATCCGGAGATGATCAACGAAGTGCTCGATGTGATGGTCGAACTGGCCACCGAAGGCATGACGATGATGGTGGTCACCCATGAGATGGGTTTCGCGCGCAAGGTCGCCCACCGTGTCGTCTTCATGGACCAGGGGCGCATCATCGAGGACACCCGCAAGGAAGCCTTCTTCGGCACGCCGCGTTCGGAACGCGCGCAGCTATTTCTTTCCAAGATCCTGGGCCACTGA
- a CDS encoding MerR family transcriptional regulator, with protein sequence MATSTRPKAELPPIPAKRYFTIGEVSELCGVKPHVLRYWEQEFTQLKPVKRRGNRRYYQHHEVLLVRRIRQLLYEEGFTISGARNRLDESGEKTAVPHAVPKAESFSLRAELLGIIELLRV encoded by the coding sequence ATGGCAACGTCCACCCGGCCCAAGGCTGAGCTGCCGCCGATTCCGGCGAAGCGCTACTTCACCATTGGTGAAGTCAGCGAGTTGTGCGGCGTCAAGCCGCACGTGCTGCGCTACTGGGAACAGGAGTTCACCCAGCTGAAACCGGTGAAAAGGCGTGGCAACCGGCGCTATTACCAGCATCACGAAGTGCTGCTGGTGCGGCGCATCCGTCAGCTGCTCTACGAAGAAGGCTTCACGATCAGTGGCGCCCGCAACCGCCTCGACGAAAGCGGCGAAAAGACGGCAGTACCCCATGCTGTGCCGAAGGCGGAAAGTTTTTCGCTGCGTGCCGAACTGCTCGGCATCATCGAGCTGCTGCGGGTTTGA
- a CDS encoding integration host factor subunit alpha, with translation MTMTKAELADLLFEKVGLNKREAKDMVEAFFEEVRTALEQGEGVKLSGFGNFQLRDKPQRPGRNPKTGEEIPISARRVVTFHASHKLKSLVEAATHGNVHPAQG, from the coding sequence ATGACGATGACGAAGGCGGAGCTCGCTGACCTGCTGTTCGAAAAGGTCGGCCTGAACAAGCGTGAAGCGAAGGACATGGTCGAGGCTTTCTTCGAGGAAGTGCGCACCGCGCTCGAACAGGGCGAAGGCGTCAAGCTGTCCGGCTTCGGCAATTTCCAGCTGCGCGACAAACCGCAGCGACCGGGCCGCAACCCGAAGACCGGCGAGGAAATCCCGATCAGCGCCCGGCGCGTCGTCACTTTTCATGCCAGCCACAAGCTGAAATCCCTCGTCGAGGCGGCCACCCATGGCAACGTCCACCCGGCCCAAGGCTGA